Proteins from one Bacteroides zhangwenhongii genomic window:
- a CDS encoding glycosyltransferase family 4 protein, with protein sequence MRILIINTSEKMGGPAVAASRLMESLKNNGIKAKMLVRDKQTDQISVVGLNRSWLQVWKFMWERLVIWSANRFHRNHMFDVDIANTGTDITSLPEFRQADVIHLHWVNQGMLSLKDIRKILSSGKPVVWTMHDMWPCTGICHYARECTKYRKECHHCPYIYKEGGRKDLSYRTFRNKQELYAHAPIHFVTCSHWLKEQAQSSALLAGKEIVNIPNAINTNLFKPQKKEEARTKCMLPQNKKLILFGSVKITDKRKGVEYLIESCKMLAEKHPEWKDSLEVVAFGNQSQQLQALLPFRVHSLPYIKNEHELVNIYNSVDIFAIPSLEENLPNMIMEAMACGVPCVGFNVGGIPEMIDHLHNGYVAQYKSSEDFANGIHWILTEPEYSELSEQARRKVLGNYSESIVAKRYTDIYNKITGKYA encoded by the coding sequence ATGAGAATACTGATTATTAATACTTCTGAGAAGATGGGCGGTCCGGCCGTTGCGGCAAGCCGTCTGATGGAATCGCTGAAAAACAACGGTATCAAAGCTAAAATGTTGGTACGTGACAAACAGACCGACCAGATTAGTGTTGTCGGGTTGAACAGAAGCTGGTTGCAAGTATGGAAATTCATGTGGGAACGTCTTGTCATCTGGAGTGCCAACCGTTTTCACCGGAATCATATGTTTGATGTAGATATAGCGAATACCGGCACGGACATTACGTCACTTCCGGAGTTCCGTCAGGCGGATGTCATCCACCTTCACTGGGTCAATCAGGGAATGCTCTCATTGAAAGATATCCGAAAGATATTGTCATCCGGCAAGCCTGTAGTATGGACAATGCATGATATGTGGCCTTGTACCGGTATCTGCCACTATGCACGGGAATGTACCAAATACCGGAAGGAATGCCATCACTGCCCCTATATATATAAGGAAGGAGGCCGGAAGGATCTGTCATATCGCACTTTCCGCAACAAACAAGAACTTTATGCTCATGCCCCGATTCATTTCGTCACTTGCAGTCATTGGCTGAAAGAACAAGCACAAAGTAGTGCATTGCTTGCAGGAAAAGAGATTGTCAATATTCCGAACGCCATTAACACGAATCTCTTCAAACCACAAAAGAAGGAGGAGGCACGTACGAAATGTATGTTGCCGCAAAACAAAAAACTAATTCTGTTCGGTTCGGTAAAGATTACCGATAAGCGGAAAGGAGTCGAATATTTAATTGAGTCCTGCAAAATGCTGGCAGAAAAACATCCGGAATGGAAAGATTCATTGGAGGTAGTTGCGTTCGGCAACCAATCCCAACAGTTACAGGCTCTGCTTCCCTTTCGTGTACACTCACTTCCTTACATCAAGAATGAGCATGAATTAGTGAATATATACAACTCAGTAGATATTTTCGCCATCCCGTCGCTGGAAGAGAATCTGCCTAACATGATTATGGAAGCGATGGCATGCGGAGTGCCGTGCGTAGGATTCAATGTAGGCGGCATTCCCGAAATGATAGACCATCTGCACAATGGCTACGTGGCACAATACAAGTCTTCGGAAGATTTTGCCAACGGTATTCACTGGATATTGACAGAACCGGAATACAGCGAACTCTCAGAACAAGCCCGCCGCAAGGTATTGGGTAACTATTCGGAGAGTATCGTTGCCAAAAGATATACGGATATCTATAACAAAATAACAGGAAAATATGCATAG
- a CDS encoding glycosyltransferase family 2 protein, which produces MHSVHPTPKFSIITVTYNAEKVLEDTILSVISQTYHHVEYIIVDGGSEDKTLSIIDRYRSRIHTVVSEPDKGLYDAMNKGISLATGDYLCFLNAGDCFHEDNTLQQMIHTIIGNELPDVLYGETAIVDKNGHFLRMRRLSAPETLTWKSFKQGMLVCHQAFFPRHTLVEPYDLQYRFSADFDWCIRIMKKARTLHNTHLTIIDYLDEGMTTRNRKASLKERFRIMAKHYGWSSTTIHHAWFVFRAVIHR; this is translated from the coding sequence ATGCATAGCGTCCATCCCACTCCGAAATTCTCAATCATCACGGTAACATACAACGCCGAGAAGGTATTGGAGGACACCATTCTAAGTGTCATCTCACAAACCTATCATCACGTCGAATATATTATCGTAGACGGGGGATCTGAAGATAAGACCTTATCTATCATCGACCGGTACCGTTCGCGGATACACACTGTCGTCAGCGAGCCGGACAAAGGATTATACGACGCCATGAATAAAGGAATCTCTCTTGCCACCGGTGATTACCTTTGCTTTCTGAACGCAGGCGACTGCTTCCACGAAGATAATACATTACAGCAAATGATACATACCATCATCGGCAACGAACTTCCTGATGTACTTTATGGAGAAACAGCCATCGTAGACAAGAACGGTCATTTCCTACGTATGCGCAGGCTATCCGCTCCGGAGACTTTAACGTGGAAAAGCTTTAAACAAGGGATGTTGGTCTGCCATCAGGCATTCTTCCCCCGCCACACGTTGGTAGAGCCGTATGATTTGCAGTACCGTTTCTCCGCTGACTTCGACTGGTGCATCCGCATCATGAAAAAAGCACGTACTTTGCACAACACTCACCTGACAATCATCGACTATCTGGACGAGGGCATGACCACCCGGAACCGGAAAGCATCCCTCAAAGAGAGATTCCGCATTATGGCAAAGCATTATGGATGGAGCAGTACCACGATACATCATGCATGGTTTGTGTTCCGAGCGGTTATCCATCGGTAG
- a CDS encoding SGNH/GDSL hydrolase family protein, producing MKSKLLLTCILLFFCSSFLCGQNQSSKVANSVETNNGCIRHPWQGKRVGYLGDSITDPNCYGDKIKKYWDFLQEWLGITPYVYGISGRQWNDVPRQAEQLKKEHGGEVDAIVILMGTNDFNGGVPIGEWFMETEEQVMAARGQTQKLETRKKRTPIMDGSTYKGRINIGINRLKQLFPDKQIVLLTPLHRSLANFGETNVQPDENYQNSCGEYVDAYVQAVKEAGNVWGVPVIDLNAVTGLNPMVEEQLIYFYDAGYDRLHPSTKGQIRMARTLMYQLLALPVML from the coding sequence ATGAAAAGCAAATTATTACTCACATGTATCCTCCTGTTTTTCTGTTCCTCTTTTCTGTGCGGACAGAATCAATCTTCTAAAGTGGCAAACTCTGTTGAAACGAATAATGGATGCATACGGCACCCGTGGCAAGGAAAAAGAGTGGGATATTTGGGAGACTCTATTACAGATCCCAACTGTTATGGTGACAAGATAAAGAAATACTGGGATTTTCTGCAGGAATGGCTGGGAATCACTCCTTATGTATATGGTATCAGTGGCAGGCAATGGAATGATGTGCCCCGGCAAGCCGAGCAACTGAAGAAAGAACACGGCGGAGAAGTAGATGCTATCGTGATTTTGATGGGTACGAATGATTTTAATGGCGGTGTACCTATTGGAGAATGGTTTATGGAAACAGAAGAACAAGTGATGGCAGCCCGTGGACAAACCCAAAAGCTGGAAACCCGTAAGAAACGTACTCCTATAATGGATGGAAGCACGTATAAGGGACGTATCAACATAGGAATCAATAGACTGAAACAACTCTTCCCGGACAAGCAGATTGTGTTGTTGACCCCGTTGCACCGTTCACTGGCCAATTTTGGAGAAACGAATGTGCAACCGGATGAAAACTACCAGAACAGTTGTGGCGAATATGTGGATGCCTACGTGCAGGCTGTTAAAGAGGCCGGCAATGTGTGGGGAGTCCCCGTGATTGATCTTAATGCGGTGACCGGATTGAATCCGATGGTGGAAGAACAACTGATTTATTTCTACGATGCGGGATATGACCGTTTGCATCCCAGCACGAAAGGACAGATACGCATGGCACGAACGCTGATGTATCAGTTGCTTGCGTTGCCTGTTATGCTTTAG
- a CDS encoding class I SAM-dependent methyltransferase — MSNDFKSIHEFDFTLICNYFKALKRQGPGSPEVTQKAVSFINELSDKARIADIGCGTGGQTMALANYTKGQITGIDLFPDFIELFNKNAIEAHCEDRVKGIVGSMDALPFQEEELDLIWSEGAIYNIGFERGMNEWNKFLKKNGFIAVTEASWFTPERPSEIEDFWMANYPEIDTIPRKIMQMEKAGYIPTAHFILPENCWTEHFYAPQLPVQEAFLKEYAGNEAAADLITGQRYEESLYNKYKEYYGYVFYIGQKSNGRNAYGL; from the coding sequence ATGAGTAACGATTTTAAATCAATCCACGAATTCGATTTTACACTGATATGTAATTACTTCAAGGCATTAAAACGTCAAGGTCCCGGAAGTCCTGAAGTCACACAAAAAGCCGTAAGCTTCATCAACGAACTGTCCGACAAGGCACGAATAGCCGACATTGGCTGTGGCACAGGCGGTCAGACAATGGCATTAGCCAACTATACGAAAGGACAAATTACAGGTATCGACCTTTTCCCCGACTTTATCGAGCTATTCAACAAAAATGCAATAGAAGCCCATTGTGAAGACAGAGTAAAGGGTATCGTCGGCTCCATGGACGCTCTGCCGTTTCAAGAGGAAGAACTCGATCTGATCTGGTCCGAAGGCGCTATCTATAACATAGGATTCGAACGCGGTATGAACGAATGGAACAAATTCCTGAAAAAGAACGGATTTATCGCTGTAACGGAAGCCTCCTGGTTCACCCCTGAACGTCCCTCCGAAATAGAAGACTTCTGGATGGCCAATTACCCGGAAATCGATACGATCCCAAGAAAGATAATGCAAATGGAAAAAGCAGGATATATCCCGACAGCCCATTTCATTTTACCGGAAAATTGCTGGACCGAGCATTTCTATGCTCCCCAGCTCCCGGTTCAGGAAGCTTTCTTAAAGGAATATGCAGGAAATGAAGCAGCCGCAGACCTCATCACCGGACAACGGTATGAAGAGAGCCTATATAATAAGTATAAAGAATACTACGGCTACGTATTCTATATAGGACAAAAATCTAATGGGCGAAACGCCTACGGATTATAG